A genomic window from Streptomyces sp. WMMC940 includes:
- a CDS encoding L-aspartate oxidase has translation MTSTGIRLNAPAPGWAIDADVVVVGSGVAGLTAALRCRAGGLRTVVVTKALLDDGSTRWAQGGIAAALGEGDTPEQHLDDTLVAGAGLCDGEAVRTLVTEGPDAVRRLIATGARFDTDDAGGIALTREGGHHRRRIAHAGGDATGAEISRALVTAIREGAVRVIEHALVLDLLTDAEGRTAGITLHVMGEGQHDGVGAVHAPAVVLATGGMGQVFSATTNPPVSTGDGVALALRAGAEVSDLEFVQFHPTVLWLGPDSEGQQPLVSEAVRGEGAHLVDSSGTRFMVGQHELAELAPRDIVAKGIMRRMQEQGADHMFLDARHFGAEMWENRFPTILAACRAHGIDPVTEPIPVAPAAHYASGGVRTDLHGRTTVPGLYACGEVACTGVHGANRLASNSLLEGLVFAERIARTIAETHTAGPVPPAGTDGSASAVPAVPAADGRPGTASGAPAEDGFPGPVPLLVPEARREIQRIMTSGAGVLRSAASLDDAADALEALHLSALHDTEEFDKAAEPGVESWEATNLLLVARVLVAAAHERTETRGCHWREDHPGRDDAGWRRHVVVRLTPDRRLVVRRTATEAFPPARPAFVPTPTADREPQQ, from the coding sequence GTGACGAGCACCGGTATACGGCTGAACGCCCCGGCCCCCGGCTGGGCCATCGACGCGGACGTCGTCGTGGTCGGATCCGGCGTCGCGGGCCTCACGGCGGCACTCCGCTGCAGGGCCGGTGGTCTGCGCACCGTCGTGGTCACGAAGGCGCTCCTGGACGACGGATCCACCCGCTGGGCCCAGGGCGGCATCGCCGCGGCGCTCGGCGAGGGCGACACCCCCGAGCAGCACCTCGACGACACCCTCGTCGCGGGCGCCGGGCTGTGCGACGGGGAGGCGGTGCGCACGCTCGTCACCGAGGGCCCGGACGCCGTGCGGCGGCTGATCGCGACCGGCGCGCGGTTCGACACCGACGACGCCGGCGGTATCGCGCTGACCCGCGAGGGCGGCCACCACCGCCGGCGCATCGCCCACGCGGGAGGCGACGCCACGGGCGCGGAGATCTCCCGCGCGCTGGTCACGGCGATACGTGAGGGCGCGGTCCGCGTCATCGAGCACGCACTGGTGCTCGACCTGCTGACCGACGCGGAGGGCCGTACGGCCGGCATCACCCTGCACGTCATGGGCGAGGGCCAGCACGACGGCGTCGGCGCGGTGCACGCCCCCGCCGTGGTCCTGGCGACCGGCGGCATGGGCCAGGTCTTCTCCGCCACCACCAACCCGCCGGTGTCGACCGGCGACGGCGTCGCACTCGCGCTGCGCGCCGGCGCCGAGGTGAGCGACCTCGAGTTCGTCCAGTTCCACCCGACGGTGCTCTGGCTCGGCCCGGACTCCGAGGGCCAGCAGCCGCTGGTCTCCGAGGCGGTGCGGGGCGAGGGCGCCCATCTCGTCGACTCGTCCGGCACCCGCTTCATGGTGGGACAGCACGAACTGGCCGAGCTCGCCCCCCGGGACATCGTGGCCAAGGGCATCATGCGCCGCATGCAGGAGCAGGGCGCGGACCACATGTTCCTGGACGCCCGCCACTTCGGCGCCGAGATGTGGGAGAACCGATTCCCCACCATCCTCGCCGCCTGCCGCGCCCACGGCATCGACCCGGTCACCGAGCCGATCCCGGTCGCCCCTGCCGCCCACTACGCCTCCGGAGGCGTCCGCACCGACCTCCACGGCCGTACGACCGTCCCCGGCCTGTACGCCTGCGGCGAGGTCGCCTGCACCGGCGTCCACGGCGCGAACCGGCTGGCCTCCAACTCCCTCCTCGAGGGGCTCGTCTTCGCCGAGCGCATCGCGAGGACGATCGCGGAGACCCACACGGCCGGGCCCGTCCCGCCGGCCGGTACGGACGGCTCAGCGTCCGCCGTGCCCGCCGTGCCCGCCGCGGACGGGCGGCCCGGGACTGCGTCCGGCGCTCCGGCGGAGGACGGCTTCCCCGGGCCCGTACCGCTCCTCGTGCCCGAGGCCCGGCGCGAGATCCAGCGGATCATGACGAGCGGCGCCGGAGTGCTGCGCTCCGCGGCGAGCCTGGACGATGCGGCGGACGCCCTGGAGGCGCTGCACCTGTCCGCGCTGCACGACACCGAGGAGTTCGACAAGGCCGCCGAACCCGGCGTCGAGTCCTGGGAGGCCACCAATCTGCTGCTCGTCGCCCGGGTGCTGGTCGCCGCCGCCCACGAGCGGACGGAGACGCGCGGCTGCCACTGGCGCGAGGACCACCCCGGGCGGGACGACGCCGGGTGGCGCCGCCATGTCGTCGTGCGCCTCACCCCCGACCGCCGCCTCGTGGTGCGCCGCACGGCGACCGAGGCTTTCCCGCCCGCCCGTCCCGCCTTCGTCCCCACCCCCACCGCCGACAGGGAGCCGCAACAGTGA
- the dacB gene encoding D-alanyl-D-alanine carboxypeptidase/D-alanyl-D-alanine endopeptidase, protein MSPNPRGHLRHDRLLRSVRGARTWPLALGLVAALTWSSGSAPAGAGPSDTGLKGAIDTILADPRMDGGAASVVVADATTGERLYERDAGDRLMPASNTKLATSTAAMALLGPGYRFRTEVLSTGRRYGSVLHGDLYLRGGGDPTALASDYEGLAARLRESGIRRVTGSVVADDTRFDTSRLGRSWAADDESSYYSAQISPLTVAPDTDYDSGTVVVEASPGAAPGDRPKVKLTPPTDYVRVDVRGSTVPVGQADTLAVEREHGSNTIVVSGDIPVGGSTTKEWITVWEPTGYATAVFADALAEQGVRVTGTPRLGRPTPPGAKVLATHSSMPLKELMLPFMKLSNNMHAETLTKTIGYETSGRGTWSAGLSAVDGHLRKEGVEAAKLRQVDGSGLSRMNVFPADQLARLLLAVRDAPWYDDWHASLPVACHPDRAVGGTLRTRMCNTPAALGARAKTGSLTGASALSGYVEDAVGRELVFSIVLNNYLASSVKSVEDAIVVTLAGSDTASDTIAAASVPVLRNADRKAPADLECTWRKPDVC, encoded by the coding sequence ATGAGCCCGAACCCACGCGGGCACCTCCGCCATGACCGCCTCCTCCGCAGTGTCCGCGGCGCCCGGACCTGGCCGCTCGCCCTCGGCCTCGTCGCCGCGCTCACCTGGAGCAGCGGCAGCGCACCCGCCGGGGCAGGGCCCTCCGACACCGGACTCAAGGGCGCGATCGACACGATCCTCGCCGACCCCCGGATGGACGGCGGCGCCGCGAGCGTCGTCGTCGCCGACGCCACCACCGGGGAACGGCTCTACGAACGCGACGCCGGCGACCGGCTGATGCCCGCGTCCAACACGAAACTCGCCACGTCCACCGCCGCGATGGCGCTGCTCGGCCCCGGCTACCGGTTCCGCACCGAAGTGCTGTCCACTGGCCGCCGCTACGGCTCGGTCCTGCACGGGGACCTGTACCTCCGCGGCGGGGGCGACCCCACCGCGCTCGCCTCCGACTACGAAGGACTCGCCGCCCGGCTGAGGGAGTCGGGCATCCGCAGGGTCACCGGCAGTGTCGTCGCCGACGACACCAGGTTCGACACCAGCCGCCTGGGCCGGTCCTGGGCCGCCGACGACGAGTCCTCCTACTACTCCGCCCAGATCTCGCCGCTGACCGTCGCACCCGACACCGACTACGACTCCGGCACCGTCGTCGTGGAGGCGTCCCCCGGCGCCGCCCCCGGCGACCGGCCGAAGGTGAAGCTCACCCCGCCGACCGACTACGTACGGGTCGACGTCCGGGGCAGCACCGTCCCCGTGGGGCAGGCCGACACCCTCGCCGTCGAGCGCGAGCACGGCTCCAACACCATCGTGGTCAGCGGGGACATCCCGGTCGGCGGGTCCACCACCAAGGAGTGGATCACCGTCTGGGAGCCCACCGGGTACGCCACTGCCGTCTTCGCCGACGCCCTGGCCGAGCAGGGCGTACGCGTCACCGGCACCCCGCGCCTGGGCAGGCCCACTCCGCCCGGTGCGAAGGTCCTCGCCACCCACAGCTCCATGCCGCTGAAGGAGCTGATGCTCCCGTTCATGAAGCTGTCCAACAACATGCACGCCGAGACGCTGACCAAGACGATCGGCTACGAGACGTCCGGACGCGGCACCTGGAGCGCGGGGCTCTCCGCCGTCGACGGCCATCTGAGGAAGGAGGGCGTCGAGGCCGCGAAGCTGCGCCAGGTCGACGGCTCCGGGCTGTCCCGGATGAACGTCTTCCCCGCCGACCAGCTCGCCCGGCTGCTGCTCGCGGTCCGGGACGCGCCCTGGTACGACGACTGGCACGCGTCCCTGCCCGTCGCCTGCCACCCCGACCGCGCCGTCGGCGGCACGCTCCGCACCCGGATGTGCAACACCCCGGCGGCCCTCGGCGCCCGCGCCAAGACCGGGTCCCTGACCGGCGCCTCGGCGCTCTCCGGATACGTCGAGGACGCCGTCGGCCGCGAACTGGTCTTCAGCATCGTGCTCAACAACTATCTCGCGTCCTCCGTGAAGAGCGTCGAGGACGCGATCGTGGTGACGCTGGCCGGGTCCGACACGGCCAGCGACACGATCGCCGCGGCCTCCGTACCGGTCCTGCGGAACGCCGACCGGAAGGCGCCCGCGGATCTCGAATGCACCTGGCGGAAGCCCGACGTCTGCTGA
- a CDS encoding histone-like nucleoid-structuring protein Lsr2: protein MAQKVQVLLVDDLDGGEADETVTFALDGKTYEIDLTTANADKLRGLLEPYTKGGRRTGGRATTGRGKGRAATSTGSKDTAEIRKWAKENGYSVNDRGRVPAEIREAYEKANG from the coding sequence GTGGCACAGAAGGTTCAGGTCCTTCTTGTCGACGACCTCGACGGCGGCGAGGCGGACGAGACCGTGACGTTCGCTCTGGACGGCAAGACCTACGAGATCGACCTCACCACCGCCAACGCGGACAAGCTCCGCGGTCTGCTGGAGCCCTACACCAAGGGTGGCCGGCGCACCGGCGGCCGTGCCACGACCGGCCGCGGAAAGGGCCGTGCCGCGACCTCGACGGGCAGCAAGGACACCGCGGAGATCCGGAAGTGGGCGAAGGAGAACGGCTACAGCGTCAACGACCGCGGCCGTGTCCCCGCCGAGATCCGGGAGGCCTACGAGAAGGCCAACGGCTGA
- a CDS encoding SCO3374 family protein, translated as MAFTLPAPRVPLDDGSTRWYKNELGWATAEGPPVRLITGLRFDALQLPADAGEALLRRCGRTGPVARAGNRILLLVAAGSAEELPGLLDWLDWGGIRLELTALGPGGSVPAPAPPGCAVPAGAPQGAAVWLRPPKPGREVEPSLPAFGAVGRPGAGSGGGGGAPDLVRLVDAAANACHRARLLRASAAGPHTHAQPLAFS; from the coding sequence ATGGCCTTCACTCTCCCGGCACCTCGCGTGCCGCTCGATGACGGCAGCACAAGGTGGTACAAGAACGAGCTTGGCTGGGCTACGGCCGAAGGGCCACCGGTACGGCTGATCACCGGGCTGCGGTTCGACGCGCTGCAGCTGCCGGCGGACGCCGGGGAGGCTCTGTTGCGGCGCTGCGGGCGCACCGGACCGGTCGCCAGGGCGGGAAACAGAATTCTGCTCCTGGTCGCCGCGGGCAGCGCAGAGGAGCTGCCCGGGCTGCTCGACTGGCTGGACTGGGGCGGGATCCGCCTGGAGCTGACCGCTCTCGGGCCGGGTGGGTCCGTGCCCGCACCTGCGCCCCCGGGGTGCGCGGTCCCGGCCGGGGCGCCTCAGGGGGCCGCCGTGTGGCTGCGGCCCCCGAAGCCGGGGCGCGAGGTGGAGCCGTCACTGCCGGCGTTCGGCGCCGTGGGGCGCCCGGGCGCCGGATCCGGGGGCGGTGGGGGCGCCCCCGACCTCGTACGGCTCGTGGACGCGGCGGCGAACGCCTGCCACCGGGCCCGTCTGCTGCGTGCGTCTGCGGCCGGGCCGCACACGCACGCTCAGCCGTTGGCCTTCTCGTAG
- a CDS encoding amino-acid N-acetyltransferase codes for MSSEQSPPNAAANAVTVRRARTGDVPAVRRLVDPYVSDGILLDKATVTLYEDIQEFWVAERDSDARVVGCGALHVMWEDLAEVRTLAVDPQFRGSGVGHHVLGKLLHTARWLGVRRVFCLTFEVDFFAKHGFVEIGETPVDGDVYSELLRSYDEGVAEFLGLERVKPNTLGNSRMLLHL; via the coding sequence ATGTCGTCAGAGCAGTCGCCTCCCAATGCCGCAGCAAATGCCGTCACGGTCCGCCGGGCCAGGACCGGCGATGTGCCTGCCGTTCGCCGTCTCGTGGACCCGTACGTGAGCGATGGCATCCTGCTCGACAAAGCGACCGTGACGCTTTACGAGGACATCCAGGAGTTCTGGGTCGCGGAACGCGACTCGGACGCCCGGGTGGTCGGCTGCGGTGCCCTCCACGTGATGTGGGAAGACCTCGCCGAAGTCCGCACTCTCGCGGTGGACCCCCAGTTCAGGGGCTCCGGCGTCGGTCACCATGTACTCGGCAAGCTGCTGCACACCGCCCGCTGGCTGGGTGTGCGGCGGGTATTCTGCCTGACCTTCGAAGTCGACTTCTTCGCGAAGCACGGGTTCGTGGAGATCGGTGAGACCCCGGTCGACGGAGATGTCTACAGCGAGCTGCTGCGTTCCTATGACGAGGGTGTCGCCGAGTTCCTCGGTCTCGAACGGGTGAAGCCGAACACCTTGGGTAACAGCCGGATGCTTCTCCACCTGTGA
- a CDS encoding ATP-dependent Clp protease ATP-binding subunit produces MFERFTDRARRVVVLAQEEARMLNHNYIGTEHILLGLIHEGEGVAAKALESLGISLEAVRQQVEEIIGQGQQAPSGHIPFTPRAKKVLELSLREALQLGHNYIGTEHILLGLIREGEGVAAQVLVKLGADLNRVRQQVIQLLSGYQGKEAATAGGPAEGTPSTSLVLDQFGRNLTQAARESKLDPVIGREKEIERVMQVLSRRTKNNPVLIGEPGVGKTAVVEGLAQAIVKGEVPETLKDKHLYTLDLGALVAGSRYRGDFEERLKKVLKEIRTRGDIILFIDELHTLVGAGAAEGAIDAASILKPMLARGELQTIGATTLDEYRKHLEKDAALERRFQPIQVAEPSLPHTIEILKGLRDRYEAHHRVSITDEALVQAATLADRYISDRFLPDKAIDLIDEAGSRMRIRRMTAPPDLREFDEKIAGVRRDKESAIDSQDFEKAASLRDKEKQLLAAKAKREKEWKAGDMDVVAEVDGELIAEVLATATGIPVFKLTEEESSRLLRMEDELHKRVIGQKDAIKALSQAIRRTRAGLKDPKRPGGSFIFAGPSGVGKTELSKTLAEFLFGDEDALISLDMSEFSEKHTVSRLFGSPPGYVGYEEGGQLTEKVRRKPFSVVLFDEVEKAHPDIFNSLLQILEDGRLTDSQGRVVDFKNTVIIMTTNLGTRDISKGFNLGFAAQGDVKTGYERMKAKVNDELKQHFRPEFLNRVDDTVVFHQLSQDDIIQIVDLMIAKVDERLKDRDMGIELSQEAKLLLAKKGYDPVLGARPLRRTIQREIEDLLSEKILFGELRPGHIVVVDTEGEGEEKKFTFRGEEKSALPDVPPIESAAGGSGPNLSKDA; encoded by the coding sequence ATGTTCGAGAGGTTCACCGACCGCGCGCGGCGGGTTGTCGTCCTGGCTCAGGAAGAAGCCCGGATGCTCAACCACAACTACATCGGCACCGAGCACATCCTCCTGGGCCTTATCCACGAGGGTGAGGGTGTCGCCGCTAAGGCCCTGGAGAGCCTCGGGATTTCGCTCGAGGCGGTCCGCCAGCAGGTGGAGGAGATCATCGGCCAGGGCCAGCAGGCCCCGTCCGGGCACATCCCCTTCACCCCTCGTGCCAAGAAGGTCCTGGAGCTGTCGCTCCGGGAGGCTCTCCAGCTGGGCCACAACTACATCGGCACCGAGCACATCCTGCTCGGCCTGATCCGCGAGGGCGAGGGCGTCGCCGCCCAGGTCCTCGTGAAGCTGGGCGCCGATCTCAACCGGGTGCGGCAGCAGGTCATCCAGCTGCTCTCCGGTTACCAGGGCAAGGAGGCCGCCACCGCCGGCGGTCCGGCCGAGGGCACGCCCTCGACCTCCCTCGTCCTCGACCAGTTCGGCCGGAACCTCACCCAGGCGGCCCGCGAGTCCAAGCTCGACCCGGTCATCGGGCGCGAGAAGGAGATCGAGCGGGTCATGCAGGTGCTGTCCCGCCGCACCAAGAACAACCCGGTCCTCATCGGCGAGCCCGGCGTCGGCAAGACCGCCGTCGTCGAGGGACTGGCGCAGGCCATCGTCAAGGGCGAGGTGCCCGAGACCCTCAAGGACAAGCACCTCTACACCCTCGACCTCGGCGCGCTGGTCGCCGGTTCCCGCTACCGCGGTGACTTCGAGGAGCGCCTCAAGAAGGTCCTCAAGGAGATCCGCACCCGCGGCGACATCATCCTGTTCATCGACGAGCTCCACACCCTGGTGGGTGCGGGCGCCGCCGAGGGCGCGATCGACGCCGCCTCCATCCTCAAGCCGATGCTGGCCCGCGGCGAGCTGCAGACCATCGGTGCGACGACGCTCGACGAGTACCGCAAGCACCTGGAGAAGGACGCGGCCCTGGAGCGCCGCTTCCAGCCCATCCAGGTCGCGGAGCCGTCCCTGCCGCACACCATCGAGATCCTCAAGGGCCTGCGCGACCGTTACGAGGCGCACCACCGCGTCTCCATCACGGACGAGGCGCTGGTCCAGGCCGCGACCCTGGCCGACCGGTACATCTCGGACCGCTTCCTGCCGGACAAGGCGATCGACCTGATCGACGAGGCCGGTTCCCGGATGCGCATCCGCCGGATGACCGCGCCGCCGGACCTCCGCGAGTTCGACGAGAAGATCGCCGGTGTCCGCCGGGACAAGGAGTCCGCGATCGACTCCCAGGACTTCGAGAAGGCAGCCTCCCTCCGCGACAAGGAGAAGCAGCTGCTGGCGGCGAAGGCCAAGCGGGAGAAGGAGTGGAAGGCCGGCGACATGGACGTCGTCGCCGAGGTCGACGGCGAGCTGATCGCCGAGGTCCTCGCCACGGCGACCGGTATCCCGGTCTTCAAGCTGACGGAGGAGGAGTCCTCCCGTCTGCTCCGCATGGAGGACGAGCTCCACAAGCGCGTCATCGGCCAGAAGGACGCCATCAAGGCCCTGTCCCAGGCGATCCGGCGTACCCGCGCCGGTCTGAAGGACCCGAAGCGTCCCGGTGGTTCGTTCATCTTCGCCGGTCCGTCCGGTGTCGGTAAGACCGAACTGTCCAAGACGCTCGCCGAGTTCCTCTTCGGCGACGAGGACGCGCTGATCTCCCTCGACATGTCGGAGTTCAGCGAGAAGCACACGGTCTCCCGCCTCTTCGGTTCCCCGCCCGGATACGTGGGTTACGAGGAGGGTGGCCAGCTCACCGAGAAGGTGCGCCGGAAGCCGTTCTCCGTCGTCCTCTTCGACGAGGTCGAGAAGGCCCACCCCGACATCTTCAACTCCCTTCTCCAGATCCTGGAGGACGGTCGCCTGACCGACTCCCAGGGCCGGGTCGTGGACTTCAAGAACACGGTCATCATCATGACGACCAACCTCGGGACCCGGGACATCTCCAAGGGCTTCAACCTGGGCTTCGCCGCCCAGGGCGACGTCAAGACCGGCTACGAGCGGATGAAGGCCAAGGTCAACGACGAGCTGAAGCAGCACTTCCGGCCGGAGTTCCTCAACCGTGTCGACGACACGGTCGTCTTCCACCAGCTCTCCCAGGACGACATCATCCAGATCGTCGATCTGATGATCGCCAAGGTGGACGAGCGGCTGAAGGACCGCGACATGGGCATCGAGCTCAGCCAGGAGGCCAAGCTCCTGCTGGCGAAGAAGGGCTACGACCCGGTCCTGGGCGCCCGTCCGCTGCGCCGGACGATCCAGCGGGAGATCGAGGACCTGCTCTCGGAGAAGATCCTCTTCGGCGAACTGCGTCCCGGTCACATCGTGGTGGTCGACACCGAGGGCGAGGGCGAGGAGAAGAAGTTCACCTTCCGCGGTGAGGAGAAGTCGGCTCTGCCGGACGTCCCGCCGATCGAGTCGGCGGCCGGCGGCAGCGGGCCGAACCTGTCGAAGGACGCCTGA
- the nadC gene encoding carboxylating nicotinate-nucleotide diphosphorylase, with protein sequence MSTPEERPEPVDVPLIQIGARAAEEQGCGDDCGCGDEVYECGLDPDLAELLAESGLDPVQVEDVAHLAIEEDLDGGVDVTTVATVPEDAVATGDFTAREAGVVAGLRIAEAVLSIVCTDEFEVERHVEDGDRVEPGRKLLSVTARTRDLLTGERSALNLLCRLSGIATATRAWADTLEGTGARVRDTRKTTPGLRALEKYAVRCGGGVNHRMSLSDAALVKDNHVVAAGGVAQAFKAVRETLAELGTPDLPVEVEVDTLHQVREVLDAGADLILLDNFTPVETAEAVAIVAGRAVLESSGRLTLANARAYAETGVDYLAVGALTHSSAILDIGLDLREAEV encoded by the coding sequence GTGAGCACGCCCGAAGAACGTCCGGAGCCCGTGGACGTCCCGCTGATCCAGATCGGCGCCCGCGCCGCCGAAGAGCAGGGCTGCGGCGACGACTGCGGCTGCGGCGACGAGGTGTACGAGTGCGGCCTGGACCCCGACCTCGCGGAGCTGCTGGCCGAGTCCGGCCTCGACCCGGTACAGGTCGAGGACGTCGCGCACCTCGCCATCGAGGAGGACCTCGACGGCGGCGTGGACGTGACGACCGTCGCCACCGTTCCCGAGGACGCGGTCGCCACCGGCGACTTCACCGCCCGCGAGGCGGGCGTCGTCGCGGGTCTGCGCATCGCCGAGGCGGTCCTCTCGATCGTCTGCACCGACGAGTTCGAGGTCGAGCGCCACGTCGAGGACGGCGACCGCGTCGAGCCTGGCCGGAAGCTCCTCTCCGTCACCGCCCGCACCCGGGACCTGCTCACCGGCGAGCGCAGTGCCCTGAACCTCCTGTGCCGTCTCTCCGGCATCGCCACAGCGACCCGGGCCTGGGCCGACACGCTCGAGGGCACCGGCGCGCGCGTGCGCGACACCCGCAAGACGACCCCGGGCCTGCGCGCCCTGGAGAAGTACGCGGTGCGCTGCGGCGGCGGCGTCAACCACCGCATGTCGCTGTCCGACGCGGCACTCGTCAAGGACAACCACGTGGTCGCCGCGGGCGGCGTGGCCCAGGCGTTCAAGGCCGTCCGGGAGACGCTGGCCGAGCTGGGCACCCCGGACCTTCCCGTCGAGGTCGAGGTGGACACCCTCCACCAGGTCCGCGAGGTCCTGGACGCGGGCGCGGACCTGATCCTCCTGGACAACTTCACGCCGGTGGAGACCGCCGAGGCCGTCGCGATCGTCGCCGGGCGCGCGGTCCTGGAGTCCTCCGGCCGGCTCACCCTGGCGAACGCCCGGGCCTATGCCGAGACGGGCGTGGACTACCTCGCGGTCGGGGCGCTCACGCACTCCTCCGCGATCCTCGACATCGGTCTCGACCTGCGAGAGGCCGAGGTCTGA
- a CDS encoding BlaI/MecI/CopY family transcriptional regulator: MPRQLGELEDAVMTRIWQWNRPVTVREVLEDLQQERSIAYTTVMTVMDNLHQKGWVRREVEGRAYRYTAVSTRAAYSAALMNEAWSKSDNPAAALVAFFGMMSPEQRQELRDAIRVVQRDPAEEAPEPGREGPGQGAAEGSPEGDAEGADGGDGAGR; this comes from the coding sequence GTGCCCCGCCAATTGGGAGAGCTCGAAGACGCCGTCATGACGCGCATCTGGCAATGGAACCGCCCGGTGACGGTGCGCGAAGTGCTGGAGGATCTCCAGCAGGAACGGTCCATCGCCTACACCACGGTCATGACCGTAATGGACAATCTCCATCAGAAGGGCTGGGTGCGCAGGGAAGTCGAAGGCCGCGCCTATCGATATACCGCGGTCTCCACCCGGGCCGCCTACTCCGCCGCACTGATGAACGAAGCCTGGTCGAAGAGCGACAACCCCGCGGCGGCTCTTGTCGCCTTCTTCGGCATGATGTCGCCGGAGCAGCGCCAGGAGCTCCGCGACGCGATCCGCGTCGTTCAGCGCGACCCGGCGGAAGAGGCACCGGAACCCGGGCGGGAAGGGCCTGGGCAAGGGGCGGCGGAAGGTTCTCCCGAAGGGGACGCCGAGGGCGCCGACGGCGGGGACGGGGCGGGGCGATAG
- a CDS encoding type III pantothenate kinase, giving the protein MLLTIDVGNTHTVLGLFDGEDIVEHWRVSTDPRRTADELAVLLNGLMGMHPLLGEELGDGIEGIAICATVPSVLHELREVTRRYYGDVPAVLVEPGIKTGVPILMDNPKEVGADRIINAVAAVELYGGPAIVVDFGTATTFDAVSARGEYAGGVIAPGIEISVEALGVKGAQLRKIELARPRSVIGKNTVEAMQAGIVYGFAGQVDGVVQRMKRELADDPEDVTVIATGGLAPMVLGESSAIDEHEPWLTLIGLRLVYERNVSRM; this is encoded by the coding sequence ATGCTGCTCACCATCGACGTCGGCAACACCCACACCGTCCTCGGCCTCTTCGACGGCGAGGACATCGTCGAGCACTGGCGCGTCTCCACCGACCCGCGCCGCACGGCCGACGAACTGGCCGTGCTCCTCAACGGCCTGATGGGCATGCACCCGCTGCTCGGCGAGGAACTGGGCGACGGCATCGAGGGCATCGCGATCTGCGCCACCGTGCCCTCGGTGCTCCACGAGCTCCGCGAGGTGACCCGCCGCTACTACGGCGACGTCCCCGCGGTGCTCGTCGAGCCCGGCATCAAGACCGGCGTGCCGATCCTGATGGACAACCCGAAGGAGGTCGGCGCGGACCGCATCATCAACGCGGTCGCGGCCGTCGAGCTCTACGGCGGTCCTGCGATCGTCGTCGACTTCGGCACGGCGACGACCTTCGACGCGGTCAGTGCCCGGGGTGAGTACGCGGGCGGAGTCATCGCCCCCGGCATCGAGATCTCCGTCGAGGCCCTCGGCGTCAAGGGCGCCCAGCTCCGCAAGATCGAACTGGCCCGACCGCGCAGTGTGATCGGCAAGAACACGGTCGAGGCCATGCAGGCGGGCATCGTCTACGGCTTCGCCGGCCAGGTCGACGGTGTCGTCCAGCGCATGAAGCGAGAGCTGGCCGACGACCCGGAGGACGTGACCGTGATCGCCACCGGCGGCCTGGCCCCGATGGTCCTCGGGGAGTCCTCCGCGATCGACGAGCACGAGCCGTGGCTGACCTTGATCGGCCTGCGACTGGTCTACGAGCGGAACGTCTCCCGCATGTGA